Proteins encoded within one genomic window of Bacillus sp. F19:
- a CDS encoding sugar ABC transporter permease: MNNKNKVFLIMTVPAVLLFFIFHTYPALQGIFYSFTDWRGYGEWNFVGLKNYLNVFKDERALNAYGFTFQFAIISTILVNFFSLLVAMGLNAKIKFQKTLRAVYFMPYILSILIVGFIFNFIFTHFLPDIAGGLGIEALSKNILGDPNLAWVGIVIVAVWQAIAFNTILYLAGLVTITEDLYEAASIDGAGIWTKFWKITFPLIAPFFTINMILSMKGFLMVFDQIVALTGGGPGQSTESISLLIYRGGFQGGEFAYQSANAVIYFIVIVIFSIFQLKILEKREVGN, translated from the coding sequence ATGAATAATAAAAACAAAGTATTCCTCATCATGACTGTTCCTGCTGTTCTCTTATTCTTTATTTTTCATACGTATCCTGCCCTTCAGGGGATATTCTACAGTTTTACGGACTGGAGAGGATACGGGGAGTGGAACTTTGTCGGTCTGAAAAACTATCTGAATGTATTTAAAGATGAAAGAGCACTCAATGCGTACGGCTTCACCTTTCAGTTTGCCATTATTTCTACGATTCTTGTGAATTTTTTCAGCTTGCTTGTGGCAATGGGGCTTAATGCAAAGATTAAGTTTCAAAAAACACTTCGAGCTGTCTATTTCATGCCTTATATCTTAAGTATTCTGATCGTTGGTTTTATCTTCAACTTCATTTTCACGCATTTTCTGCCTGATATCGCAGGCGGCCTTGGAATCGAGGCATTATCTAAAAATATTCTGGGTGATCCGAACCTTGCCTGGGTTGGTATCGTTATCGTAGCTGTTTGGCAGGCAATCGCGTTCAATACAATCTTGTACCTTGCAGGTCTTGTAACCATTACTGAGGATTTATATGAAGCTGCAAGCATTGACGGTGCTGGAATTTGGACAAAGTTCTGGAAAATCACCTTTCCGCTGATTGCACCATTTTTTACAATTAATATGATTTTGTCGATGAAAGGTTTTCTGATGGTTTTTGACCAGATCGTTGCCCTTACAGGCGGAGGACCCGGTCAATCAACAGAATCGATTTCGCTTCTGATCTATAGAGGCGGCTTTCAGGGCGGAGAATTTGCCTATCAGTCTGCAAATGCGGTCATTTACTTTATTGTTATTGTTATCTTTTCTATCTTTCAGCTTAAGATTCTTGAAAAAAGAGAGGTGGGCAACTGA
- a CDS encoding carbohydrate ABC transporter permease — translation MISKKTNWPVTILLILGAMFIILPLYLTITIAFKTPQELAGNLLALPQSWSFDNFAKAIEMTNFFNALKNSVFVTVLVVIFTVLTNSMVAYAIARNMHKKFYKFTFYYFVSAMFIPFPIIMLPIVRQTALWGMDNLVGLVILYIVYNLSFNIFIYVGYIRSIPKELEEAAIVDGATTWGVFWKVIFPLLAPMNATVAILTCLGAWNDFLLPLVVLSDSDMATLPLVQYIFQSQFSTDYNLAFASYLLALIPMIIVYVFAQKWIISGVMKGSIK, via the coding sequence ATGATCAGCAAAAAGACAAACTGGCCTGTCACCATACTCTTGATTTTAGGGGCAATGTTCATTATCCTGCCGCTGTACTTAACCATTACCATTGCCTTTAAAACACCGCAGGAGCTTGCGGGAAACTTGCTTGCTCTGCCGCAGTCATGGTCTTTTGACAACTTTGCGAAAGCGATAGAAATGACGAATTTCTTCAATGCATTAAAAAACAGCGTTTTCGTCACTGTATTAGTCGTTATTTTTACTGTCCTGACGAATTCTATGGTCGCTTATGCGATTGCACGCAACATGCATAAAAAGTTTTATAAATTCACATTTTACTATTTTGTTAGTGCGATGTTCATCCCTTTCCCGATCATTATGCTTCCAATCGTAAGACAAACAGCATTGTGGGGCATGGATAATCTTGTGGGATTAGTCATTTTGTACATTGTCTACAATCTATCTTTCAATATCTTTATCTATGTAGGATATATAAGATCCATTCCGAAAGAATTGGAAGAAGCTGCAATAGTAGACGGCGCAACAACATGGGGAGTATTCTGGAAGGTCATTTTCCCGCTGCTTGCACCAATGAATGCAACTGTGGCCATCCTTACATGTCTTGGGGCATGGAACGATTTTCTGCTGCCGCTCGTCGTTCTGAGCGACAGTGACATGGCAACATTGCCGCTTGTGCAGTATATTTTCCAATCACAGTTCAGCACAGACTATAACCTGGCATTTGCCTCGTATCTGCTTGCACTGATTCCGATGATTATTGTCTATGTTTTTGCACAAAAATGGATCATCAGCGGAGTAATGAAAGGGTCAATTAAATAA
- a CDS encoding ThuA domain-containing protein: protein MKITVWNENRHEQKNPKVAEIYPDGIHGAIANFLKENGMDAATATLDQPEHGLTEEVLSETDVLFWWGHLAHDEVSDEIVERVQKRVLEGMGLVVLHSGHFSKIFKKLMGTSCDLKWREADDKERLWVVDPSHPITEGIGEYIEIEKEEMYGEHFDIPAPDQLVFVSWFEGGEVFRSGCTYQRGNGKIFYFRPGHETYPTYHNKEIQKVLVNAAIWAAPTKREYPVYGNAQPLEKITVKS, encoded by the coding sequence ATGAAAATTACAGTTTGGAACGAAAACCGCCATGAACAAAAAAATCCAAAAGTAGCAGAAATTTACCCTGATGGCATTCACGGTGCCATCGCTAATTTCTTAAAAGAAAACGGAATGGATGCAGCAACTGCAACACTTGATCAGCCTGAGCACGGGTTAACAGAAGAAGTATTAAGCGAGACTGACGTTCTTTTCTGGTGGGGACACCTTGCACATGATGAGGTCTCTGATGAAATCGTTGAGCGAGTTCAAAAACGTGTACTTGAAGGAATGGGCTTAGTTGTTCTTCATTCAGGACATTTCTCAAAAATCTTTAAAAAGCTGATGGGTACATCTTGTGATCTTAAATGGCGCGAAGCCGACGACAAAGAGCGTCTATGGGTTGTTGATCCTTCTCATCCAATTACTGAAGGAATCGGCGAGTACATCGAAATTGAAAAAGAAGAAATGTACGGAGAGCATTTTGATATTCCGGCACCAGATCAATTAGTATTTGTCAGCTGGTTTGAAGGCGGAGAAGTATTCCGTTCAGGATGCACATACCAAAGAGGAAACGGAAAGATTTTCTATTTCCGCCCTGGTCATGAAACATACCCGACTTACCATAACAAAGAAATTCAAAAGGTATTAGTGAATGCAGCTATTTGGGCAGCACCGACAAAACGCGAGTATCCGGTTTACGGAAATGCTCAGCCGCTTGAGAAAATTACTGTTAAGTCATAA